One window of the Homalodisca vitripennis isolate AUS2020 unplaced genomic scaffold, UT_GWSS_2.1 ScUCBcl_482;HRSCAF=2576, whole genome shotgun sequence genome contains the following:
- the LOC124370783 gene encoding histone H4, giving the protein MTGRGKGGKGLGKGGAKRHRKVLRDNIQGITKPAIRRLARRGGVKRISGLIYEETRGVLKVFLENVIRDAVTYTEHAKRKTVTAMDVVYALKRQGRTLYGFGG; this is encoded by the coding sequence ATGACCGGTCGAGGCAAAGGTGGTAAGGGGCTGGGAAAGGGAGGCGCCAAGCGTCACAGGAAGGTGCTCCGTGACAACATCCAGGGCATCACCAAGCCCGCAATCCGTCGTCTGGCTCGCCGCGGCGGTGTCAAGCGTATCTCGGGCCTCATCTACGAGGAGACCCGCGGAGTGCTCAAGGTGTTTCTGGAGAACGTGATCCGTGACGCGGTCACATACACCGAGCACGCCAAGAGGAAGACGGTCACCGCCATGGACGTCGTGTACGCGCTCAAACGCCAGGGCCGCACACTGTACGGTTTCGGAGGTTAA